The Paenibacillus sp. FSL H7-0357 nucleotide sequence CACAATACAGCAAGTTTATGATTATGGTTTAAAAATTAACGCTTGAGGTTAACAACTTCCTGAAGGACTTCATCAGAAGTTGTAATAATCCGTGAGTTCGCCTGAAAGCCGCGCTGGGTTACGATCATTTCAGTAAACTCACCCGTCAGATCAACATTGGACATTTCCAGCTGACCGGAGACGATTTTCCCTGTACCTGCTTCCGCATCATTCGGAGTCGTTATCACAAGCTCACCGTCGGCATTCGCATTCAGTGTCATGCGGTACAGATTGCCGCCGATTTTCTCCAAACCTTGCGGATTGCTTACTTTAGCCATACCGATTCTAACGCCCGGCTCAGTTGTTCCGTCAGCCATCGTCTGTACGATGGTGCCGTCGCTGGAGATTGAGAACGCCGTTACTTCCGCTGCAAGTTGAATAGCCTCGCCATCGGAATTCAGAACATGCAATCCATCGGAAGTGATCAGGTTGCGGGCTGCATCCATATGGAAATCACCGGCACGGGTCAGAAAAGGGGTCTCCTGATCATCCGAAAGTCTAACCACGAAGAAGCCGTCTCCGTCAATCCGCAGGTCGGTAGGGTTGTTGGTAGTCATGGCACTGCCCGCCAGATGCATGGTGTCTACGGAACCGATGCTTACTCCAAGGCCAATCTGCTGCGCATTGACCCCGCCCTGACCGCCTTCAACCGGAGCAGTAACGCCTGATACGGTTTGGCTCATGATGTCCTTGAACATTACGCGGCCCGATTTGAAACCGACTGTGTTCACATTGGCGATGTTATTGCCGATGACATCCAGCTTGGTTTGAAATCCGCGCATACCTGAAACACCTGAATACATAGATCTTAACATGATTAATATCCTCCCGGATTATAGAGTCAACTGACCCATAATTTATAATGTAATTCATAATTGAGCTGTAGACACGTCAGTCGGTCGGCGTCTACTCCGGCTCTCCCGATAGGACCGGCCGGTTTACGAGATAATAACTGCACTATCAATTTGTGTGAACACATTGTCCTTCATAGAGCTTCCATCCATAGCCGTGACTACAGTACGATTAGGCACACTGACGATTAGAGCCATATCCTTCATTAATATCAAGGATTCTTTGCTGCCCTTGGCTGCAGCTTTATCCACTGCCGAAGAGATCTCATCCAATTGACGGGTTCCAAGTTCAAT carries:
- the flgG gene encoding flagellar basal body rod protein FlgG, with protein sequence MLRSMYSGVSGMRGFQTKLDVIGNNIANVNTVGFKSGRVMFKDIMSQTVSGVTAPVEGGQGGVNAQQIGLGVSIGSVDTMHLAGSAMTTNNPTDLRIDGDGFFVVRLSDDQETPFLTRAGDFHMDAARNLITSDGLHVLNSDGEAIQLAAEVTAFSISSDGTIVQTMADGTTEPGVRIGMAKVSNPQGLEKIGGNLYRMTLNANADGELVITTPNDAEAGTGKIVSGQLEMSNVDLTGEFTEMIVTQRGFQANSRIITTSDEVLQEVVNLKR
- a CDS encoding TIGR02530 family flagellar biosynthesis protein — its product is MSERLTIGQLYPSSVHPQALQRQQAAKNTVKTEASFESVLQRNLLKFSNHAAKRLEQRGIELGTRQLDEISSAVDKAAAKGSKESLILMKDMALIVSVPNRTVVTAMDGSSMKDNVFTQIDSAVIIS